Proteins encoded in a region of the Halioglobus maricola genome:
- a CDS encoding efflux RND transporter permease subunit translates to MFEKIVAKGTLVAVSVLIVALLGILAATRIPVQMIPDLDVRTIGVRTVWPGATPQDVEKELIIEQEDFLRNLPNLSRITATAQSSSANIRLEFPLGVDMTDMMIRVSNALSQVPNYPENVDEPAVFASSFSSNAFMFFNVMPLPGNPRQLDMDLVRDFLIDNLRPRMASVPGVSEVDFWGGSVRQVQILVDPARLAQRGLTLMDVRSAIRTRNQDRSGGDLSSGKRQYLLRTIGRFESLEELKDLILARRDDNIIYLKDVAEVQLDHFEKRQFARYNGRENITIAVRRESGSNVIEIKEKMLAEMDILREKVLKPAGLDVVLSSDDVRYVEDSVATVWKNLILGALLATAVMYLFLRSGRATLVGVIGIPLCIIVAFLGLLITGRTINVISLAGIAFALGMTLDNSIVVLESIELERRSGASRFQAAVNGVRKVWPAVFASTMTTVLVFLPVLFVEQEAGQLYSDIAIAISAAILASLVVAITVLPTAAARLEFVSESRQARGAGDGPGGAKAWTMRLVGRLLQSPKSRLVTVTVAVFSSVLIILTLTPPAEYLPEGEEPKVFSSMIPPPGYNLATLERIARELEDYFLDFVDADPKAYDRGEIDVPAIKYISMRVNASRVGGLVEPLRHQDIEPLMDALTSKYREYPGMRAFASRGSIISSNDGGSRSINLDISGPDLFTLFEVARTIERRAEEVLENPRIQSQPRSLSLAQPMMEIRPRWERAAELGIDANNLGYTVSAMTDGAFVDEFFLDDDKIDMYLYSDTGLDVELENMRQVPLYTPRGEVVPLGAVAEFRESVDTNAIRRVGGRRTVTLNIIPPRTTPLESGVEQVKADVMQYLIDSGEIPANVNVSISGAADALQKTRDALLGNYLVAMFIVYLLMVAIFNHWGYPLLILTSIPVGIAGGLIGLWALNGVGALLPLLGGAAIVQPFDMITMLGFLILMGTVVNNPILVVHRAVENFRDGLEPLTAVTEAVQTRLRPIAMSTITTLCGLAPLVLLPGAGTELYRGLGAIVLFGILSAMLVTLTMLPALTVMVLEFQRKRSEQE, encoded by the coding sequence GTGTTTGAGAAAATTGTCGCAAAGGGCACGCTGGTCGCAGTTTCGGTACTGATTGTTGCGCTCCTGGGCATACTCGCCGCGACCCGGATCCCGGTGCAGATGATTCCTGACCTCGATGTGCGCACTATCGGGGTGCGCACTGTCTGGCCCGGGGCAACGCCGCAGGATGTGGAGAAGGAACTGATCATTGAGCAGGAAGATTTCCTGCGCAATCTGCCCAATCTGTCGCGCATCACCGCTACCGCCCAGAGCAGTTCGGCCAATATCAGGCTGGAGTTCCCGCTCGGCGTCGATATGACCGATATGATGATTCGGGTGAGTAACGCTCTCAGCCAGGTGCCGAACTACCCGGAGAATGTCGACGAGCCGGCGGTCTTCGCCAGTTCATTTTCCAGCAATGCTTTCATGTTCTTTAACGTGATGCCGCTGCCTGGTAATCCGCGCCAGCTGGATATGGATCTGGTACGCGATTTCCTGATTGATAACCTCAGGCCACGCATGGCAAGTGTGCCCGGTGTTTCGGAAGTGGATTTCTGGGGTGGTTCAGTGCGTCAGGTGCAAATTCTGGTGGACCCGGCCCGGCTGGCTCAGCGCGGTCTGACACTGATGGATGTGCGCAGTGCGATTCGTACGCGCAATCAGGATCGATCCGGCGGCGACCTTTCTTCAGGCAAGCGCCAGTATCTGTTGCGCACCATCGGGCGCTTTGAAAGCCTGGAAGAGTTGAAGGACCTGATTCTTGCTCGGCGCGATGACAATATTATCTACCTTAAGGATGTAGCAGAAGTACAGCTGGATCACTTTGAAAAACGCCAGTTCGCGCGCTATAACGGCCGGGAGAATATTACGATCGCTGTCCGGCGAGAGTCTGGCTCGAATGTCATTGAGATCAAGGAGAAGATGCTCGCGGAGATGGACATCCTGCGGGAGAAAGTGCTCAAACCAGCCGGGCTGGATGTTGTGCTGTCGTCTGACGACGTTCGCTACGTGGAGGATTCGGTAGCTACTGTATGGAAGAACCTGATCCTCGGGGCATTGCTCGCAACCGCGGTGATGTATCTGTTTTTGCGCTCTGGGCGGGCGACTCTTGTCGGCGTTATTGGTATCCCGCTTTGCATCATCGTGGCGTTTCTGGGCTTGCTGATCACAGGGCGCACGATCAATGTGATTTCCCTCGCCGGTATCGCTTTTGCCCTTGGGATGACGCTCGACAACAGTATCGTTGTGCTTGAGAGTATTGAACTGGAGCGACGCAGTGGAGCCAGTCGCTTTCAGGCGGCAGTCAACGGCGTGCGCAAGGTATGGCCAGCGGTGTTCGCGTCCACTATGACAACCGTCTTGGTCTTTCTGCCCGTACTCTTTGTTGAGCAAGAGGCAGGGCAGCTCTACTCTGATATTGCTATCGCGATCTCGGCGGCAATTCTAGCCTCGTTGGTCGTGGCCATCACTGTGTTGCCTACCGCAGCTGCCCGACTCGAATTCGTGAGTGAGTCGCGACAGGCGCGTGGCGCTGGGGATGGACCGGGTGGTGCGAAAGCATGGACCATGCGTCTGGTCGGCCGTCTGTTGCAGAGCCCGAAGAGTCGTCTCGTCACTGTTACTGTGGCGGTTTTTTCCAGTGTACTGATCATCCTTACGCTGACCCCTCCGGCAGAGTACTTGCCTGAGGGAGAGGAACCGAAGGTCTTTTCTTCTATGATCCCGCCGCCGGGGTACAACCTGGCAACCCTCGAGCGAATAGCGAGAGAGCTGGAAGACTATTTTCTGGACTTCGTAGATGCTGATCCAAAGGCGTACGACCGGGGCGAAATAGACGTACCGGCGATCAAGTATATCTCGATGCGGGTAAACGCTTCCCGTGTTGGCGGTCTTGTAGAGCCTTTGCGGCATCAGGACATTGAACCCCTGATGGACGCGCTGACCAGCAAGTACCGCGAGTACCCGGGCATGCGCGCCTTTGCCTCGCGCGGCTCCATTATTTCGAGTAACGACGGTGGCTCCCGTTCGATCAATCTTGATATCTCAGGCCCAGACCTGTTCACGCTGTTTGAGGTTGCCCGCACCATTGAACGCAGGGCCGAAGAGGTACTGGAAAATCCGCGTATTCAGAGCCAGCCTCGCTCGCTGTCGCTTGCACAGCCTATGATGGAGATTCGGCCGCGCTGGGAACGCGCAGCAGAGCTTGGTATTGACGCGAATAATTTGGGCTACACAGTCTCCGCTATGACTGACGGCGCTTTTGTTGACGAGTTTTTCCTCGATGACGATAAGATAGATATGTATCTCTACAGCGATACAGGGCTGGATGTGGAGCTGGAGAATATGCGTCAGGTGCCGCTGTACACGCCTCGCGGTGAAGTCGTGCCGTTGGGTGCGGTGGCTGAATTCAGGGAAAGTGTGGATACCAATGCCATTCGCAGAGTGGGCGGCCGCCGCACGGTAACGCTGAACATTATCCCGCCGAGGACGACGCCTCTGGAAAGTGGCGTCGAGCAAGTAAAGGCCGATGTGATGCAATACCTCATCGACAGCGGTGAGATTCCGGCCAATGTGAACGTGAGCATTTCCGGCGCGGCAGACGCATTACAGAAAACCCGGGACGCGCTGCTCGGCAACTACCTTGTGGCCATGTTTATTGTCTACCTGCTGATGGTCGCAATCTTTAACCACTGGGGCTATCCGCTGCTGATCCTCACCTCTATTCCGGTGGGTATTGCCGGTGGACTGATCGGCCTATGGGCGCTGAACGGCGTAGGGGCACTGCTGCCACTGCTGGGAGGTGCGGCGATTGTTCAGCCCTTCGATATGATTACTATGCTCGGCTTCCTGATACTGATGGGTACGGTGGTAAACAACCCGATTCTGGTGGTGCACCGGGCGGTGGAGAACTTCAGGGATGGTCTTGAACCACTGACGGCAGTGACCGAGGCGGTTCAGACCCGCTTGCGCCCCATCGCCATGTCCACTATCACAACCCTGTGTGGGCTCGCACCGCTGGTATTGCTGCCAGGCGCGGGGACAGAGTTGTACCG